The following coding sequences lie in one Hippoglossus hippoglossus isolate fHipHip1 chromosome 14, fHipHip1.pri, whole genome shotgun sequence genomic window:
- the si:dkey-250d21.1 gene encoding uncharacterized protein si:dkey-250d21.1 has protein sequence MTDCCAAVSCDYQQGESTTALFSFPADPERCKQWLINCGRQDLSSEPAEQLHKLYRLCAKHFEPSMISQQSDSGCVLSDDAVPTIFDCTTPENNQLPCNRKRARDPSEEEPSSVKKTKENRAEVTGETQEFSGEQSEMPELQNDNQTQEDVTSSKAKETLKVYFKEILALTGFSINGANINADESIGGARGQQALNRVCVEKIDRTEILQFCEDLMREEIQNSLRLARFFSILLQDVTSIEGKEQIPVFIRSVTVDGFPQKHLIGFLPCDMDAENLFYMLLAVLRNKWGLRMEHCRGLTYLVTGSMCQKMRDLTSRILQEFPQVVLSPSDPYAFNIWIIRCMPMPSIQKAADTVEEVASLLRRTPELSKRLEGKIQITYGHLKGEVDRIKAAVSVNWEHSTDAFQTMLDILEPFLNCINEMISKVDEDTAEQMAKLKPVLKNFNFIITLVVLKNTLCCVSILNSSLRGIISISSTLQYTISNALKLVNKYQQELAIFHRKWFSDAIGRAKKLGVEVTKPEMDQGDTAETPLEDFYRETLSRPILQYLVAEVKRVFSTEMVRILRWLSLVPSYMADHNFSIRRDKVADANLNNLARPDTFYEELGCWEVKWRHASKRRILPTTVFATLKIPDIGFYPNVQSLLRVLGTVPCVNAEADVYGQYHMVLERCHSYLTGTPEDQRQCSMAYVYVNQDVHFSVEQMVDSYVQKHPDILQILQMDDDTKEKPPKVAAHGNNAEKDTEEEIQLINLEMDAERLVELKCAETDREALKSALQSAVVAAYNSQSRLRSDTSAQDGEVDYVTKSEMKEVLTVCENAVRAGILTEVGSSFFSLFIDSVVKLGERDHLPLFLRFVDSFDVMRLELMGFLEADLDCDLMVLRLLEMVTVEWRLDLNNCRGQAYLGSGDVSYKLKAFACKVQEKYPLAISTHCSTYSFNTWWSKSIPVPAIKRALDTFEEVLMFFGSSAILEKQLDYVLVFGLRESYEKVQEFRGKFCGCWQEKHDSYEVLVQILEPLVECLEKIKNNPQRWKSSISTQAGALLCKLMEFDFIIAMVVLKNASSFTRELSAGLQKDHFSAASQLCQISGIVSTLNRVKTNMKVFHQNWFDEACAIAQSLRVQIEVPENSLPRDGMIKPVGFYKDGLSVPLVDNLINAVKDHFSEDHKEALNFLSLVPCSVTVSYMFESLKSKPPLYSSDLPDADNFSTELCCWRVTWKTKVASVTIPNSIFHTLRLPLMQYFGNINALLRIMSVLPSTALEDCGVVMRHKKFQEYLRNTYPKDRSPCLAMLQVGTNFSRDLDRMVTQCLKVTPQALEGICLDKESKSLIRNSENNMEDDSIKEQAEEPKIEQSPDKMEDQDMKPADENGHTGDNRHSLATVFRLAALLGKKNSSLSDLSEEEKDLFIQELSMCHWFGRENKCMPSIGDGEMVNLLINGIRDVILKEIQESPFFSLITDKPVRIADKTQLPVFVRYVGESAPKVELIGFLPFDENCHVDTQANNLAKILTEDWGLPMSQCRGQAFMHLGSGYQSLKKMSLDVLKNYPLSVVTPSESCGLAHWLAGSVPCPSVAKMLDITEDLMLFFDDSPCLEGQLAQAVDGLLNMPREALDEIPETCCSRWKKREDFFDILADTLEGILSCLDAVSSTATGAKSMHAQVLSTALRNMDFIVTLVILKNACAPLRNCSTVFRCGNPADILCEVEKIPSIIETLNKMLENVSFLHTTWFEQAFQLATKVAPEQVCFSEEVHSYESPELYYRENLSVPLLRSLVDEMKYSFSDSHLKALSVLSLLPSCNPQPILSESTDKPFSLYLTDLPEPEVAEQEINIWATVWSEKYQDVAPPSSIAETLMHPESKSHPTVSLLLRLVAVLPSVSMECDLMKTTLNSMRDLLRNTLCKGSRMDHVMLLSHCTTLQRLPEVIEKCIEVDPESSPCLSQVMGTLEGLKLESGVFELQKGTPTELQASSEAKKPEDGEGNLANNEVILEVVQGSTTAVSFYEPQLREQILKELWDSQFFTIITEQAVEIDRELYVPLCIRYLNKEDVQCEETLAFIPFSENHAALADAIVMALSEKWGLNMEYCRGQALLSVGEVGAQMRTVSLAIAEKYPRAVRSVSSALPLNIWLAKSSSAQEVADGAVLISKILHWLTEDAERQNKLEETIIHVFQDDEGKGNELRDKLIKNWEKSHDMHEVMVEILESVTLCLNELKGEGSVSNQQQASQFFNEIRNFEFILSTVVQKNVLSLTKKLSQSLQGKPLDMLLAVNSLPDLKACFGKLKSDVDTHHRVWFEEAVALASKLHVTMLHSVLLEPLSEFYKESVSMGVIEHSIAEIDDLFTEKVLDTLRCLEIVPYAMSKLETSILSGLVFRLYKEDLPDEASLQSEMKSWKEKWLDPLAGYLPTTVLDTLKTSQIRSFSNIETLLRLQVILPFSRKESNFRQGKRSLQEFLQQEKRSLSELHAL, from the exons ATGACTGACTGCTGCGCCGCGGTGAGCTGTGATTACCAGCAAGGGGAATCGACCACTGCACTTTTCAGCTTCCCTGCGGACCCGGAGCG CTGTAAACAATGGCTGATCAACTGTGGTCGCCAGGACTTGTCATCAGAACCTGCTGAGCAGTTGCATAAACTCTACAGACTTTGTGCAAAGCACTTTGAGCCCTCTATGATCTCCCAACAG AGCGACTCGGGTTGTGTCCTAAGTGATGATGCTGTTCCAACAATATTTGACTGCACGACACCGGAGAATAATCAACTGCCCTGCAACAGGAAACGAGCTAGAGATCCT TCGGAAGAGGAACCTTCTtctgtgaagaaaacaaaag aaaacagagcagaagtGACAGGGGAGACACAAGAATTTTCTGGAGAGCAGAGTGAAATGCCTGAACTGCAAAACGATAACCAAACCCAAGAGGATGTGACAAGCTCTAAAGCAAAAGAGACTCTAAAAGTGTATTTTAAGGAAATTCTGGCACTGACTGGTTTCAGCATCAATGGTGCAAACATCAATGCCGATGAGTCGATTGGTGGCGCTAGGGGTCAGCAAGCACTCAATCGTGTCTGTGTGGAGAAAATTGACAGGACAGAAATCCTGCAGTTCTGCGAAGACCTCATGCGGGAGGAGATCCAAAATAGCCTCAGACTGGCACGATTCTTCTCCATTCTTCTTCAGGATGTGACGAGCATAGAAGGAAAAGAGCAGATTCCTGTTTTCATCAGGTCTGTCACAGTTGATGGGTTCCCACAAAAGCACCTCATTGGGTTCCTACCATGTGACATGGATGCAGAGAATCTGTTTTACATGCTTCTCGCTGTGTTGAGAAACAAGTGGGGGCTGAGGATGGAGCACTGCAGGGGACTCACTTATTTGGTTACAGGCAGCATGTGTCAGAAAATGCGAGACCTTACCAGCAGAATTCTGCAGGAGTTTCCACAAGTAGTCCTGTCGCCAAGTGACCCATATGCCTTCAACATCTGGATTATTCGCTGCATGCCTATGCCCTCCATCCAGAAGGCTGCAGACACCGTGGAGGAGGTAGCCTCGTTACTCAGGAGAACACCAGAGCTGTCCAAAAGACTGGAAGGAAAGATCCAGATAACATATGGGCATTTAAAAGGAGAAGTGGATCGGATCAAAGCAGCTGTCAGTGTGAATTGGGAACACAGCACTGATGCCTTCCAGACTATGTTGGATATTCTGGAGCCATTCCTGAACTGCATCAATGAGATGATTTCAAAGGTAGACGAAGACACTGCTGAACAGATGGCCAAGCTCAAGCCAGTTTTGAAGAATTTCAATTTCATTATCACGCTTGTTGTTCTGAAGAACACTCTCTGTTGTGTGAGCATACTCAACTCAAGTCTCAGGGGAATAATTAGCATCAGCAGTACCTTGCAGTACACAATCTCCAATGCCTTAAAGCTGGTAAACAAATATCAACAGGAGCTTGCAATATTCCACAGGAAATGGTTTTCAGATGCAATTGGCCGAGCCAAGAAGCTGGGAGTTGAGGTCACCAAACCAGAGATGGATCAAGGGGACACAGCTGAAACACCACTGGAGGACTTTTACAGAGAAACTCTGAGCCGACCTATCTTGCAGTATCTTGTTGCAGAAGTGAAGAGAGTGTTCAGCACTGAGATGGTGAGGATTCTACGATGGCTGTCATTAGTGCCCTCTTACATGGCTGACCACAATTTCAGCATTCGCAGGGATAAAGTAGCAGATGCCAACCTGAACAACCTTGCCAGGCCTGACACATTTTACGAAGAGCTTGGTTGCTGGGAAGTGAAATGGAGACACGCAAGCAAGCGCAGAATCCTACCAACCACAGTGTTTGCTACACTCAAGATCCCAGATATTGGGTTTTATCCGAATGTGCAGAGCTTGCTGAGAGTGTTGGGCACTGTTCCATGTGTAAACGCAGAGGCAGATGTGTATGGCCAATATCATATGGTTCTGGAGCGCTGCCACTCCTACCTGACAGGCACACCAGAGGACCAAAGACAGTGCAGCATGGCATATGTCTATGTTAACCAGGACGTGCACTTCAGTGTTGAGCAAATGGTGGATTCATATGTCCAGAAGCACCCAGACATCCTGCAGATTCTGCAAATG gatGATGACACGAAAGAGAAGCCTCCAAAAG tggcAGCTCATGGAAACAACGCAGAAAAGGACACTGAGGAGGAAATTCAACTCATAAACCTAGAGATGGATGCGGAAAGGCTTGTGGAACTGAAGTGTGCTGAGACTGATCGAGAGGCGCTTAAATCTGCTTTGCAATCTGCAGTGGTTGCTGCATACAACAGTCAAAGCAGGCTACGTAGTGACACTTCTGCTCAAGATGGAGAGGTGGACTACGTGACCAAgtctgaaatgaaagaagttCTCACTGTGTGCGAGAATGCTGTCAGGGCAGGAATCCTCACAGAAGTGGGGAGTTCGTTCTTTTCCTTATTCATTGACAGTGTTGTGAAACTGGGGGAGAGAGAtcatctccctcttttccttcgGTTTGTGGATAGTTTTGATGTCATGCGTCTGGAGTTGATGGGATTCCTTGAGGCTGATCTTGATTGTGATCTCATGGTGCTGCGTCTCCTGGAAATGGTTACTGTCGAGTGGCGTCTTGATTTGAATAACTGCAGAGGTCAAGCCTACCTAGGCTCTGGTGATGTCTCCTACAAGCTGAAAGCCTTTGCCTGCAAAGTCCAGGAGAAATATCCTCTCGCTATAAGCACACACTGCTCTACCTACTCTTTCAATACATGGTGGTCAAAATCCATCCCAGTGCCTGCTATTAAAAGAGCCCTGGATACATTTGAAGaggttttgatgttttttggtAGCAGTGCTATTTTAGAAAAACAGCTTGACTATGTGTTAGTGTTTGGTCTTAGAGAGAGCTATGAAAAGGTCCAGGAGTTTCGAGGGAAGTTCTGTGGCTGTTGGCAAGAGAAGCATGATTCTTATGAGGTGTTGGTGCAGATTCTGGAGCCCCTGGTTGAATGTCTGGAGAAGATTAAAAACAACCCACAGAGATGGAAATCATCTATATCCACACAAGCTGGGGCCCTTCTCTGCAAGTTAATGGAGTTTGATTTCATCATTGCCATGGTGGTCTTAAAGAATGCATCCTCTTTTACCAGAGAGCTGAGTGCAGGTCTCCAGAAGGACCACTTCAGTGCCGCATCCCAGCTTTGCCAAATCAGTGGTATTGTGTCCACTCTGAACCGAGTAAAGACCAATATGAAGGTGTTTCACCAGAACTGGTTTGATGAGGCTTGTGCAATTGCACAGAGCCTAAGAGTGCAGATTGAAGTGCCTGAAAACTCTTTGCCAAGAGATGGCATGATTAAGCCAGTTGGCTTTTACAAAGATGGCTTAAGTGTGCCCCTGGTAGACAACCTGATCAATGCAGTGAAGGATCATTTTTCAGAAGACCACAAAGAGGCTCTCAACTTCCTCTCCCTGGTTCCATGCTCGGTCACAGTGAGCTACATGTTTGAGAGCTTGAAGTCAAAACCTCCTCTCTACAGCAGTGATCTTCCTGATGCAGACAACTTCTCCACAGAGCTCTGCTGTTGGAGAGTAACCTGGAAGACCAAAGTGGCATCCGTGACCATCCCAAACtccatatttcacacacttcGTCTGCCACTCATGCAGTACTTTGGGAACATCAATGCCCTGCTGAGGATTATGTCTGTGCTACCCAGCACAGCACTGGAGGACTGTGGTGTTGTGATGCGCCACAAGAAGTTCCAAGAGTACCTGAGAAATACATATCCTAAAGACAGGTCCCCATGTTTGGCTATGCTGCAGGTGGGCACCAACTTCAGCAGAGACCTGGACCGCATGGTGACCCAGTGCTTGAAGGTTACACCACAAGCCTTGGAGGGTATCTGTCTG GACAAGGAATCCAAAAGTTTAATCAGGAACTCTGAAAATAATATGGAAG ATGATTCTATAAAGGAGCAAGCGGAGGAGCCCAAAATTGAGCAATCACCTGACAAGATGGAGGACCAAGACATGAAACCAGCAGATGAGAATGGACACACAGGAGATAATCGTCATAGTCTGGCGACAGTGTTCAGACTGGCTGCACTACTGGGAAAAAAGAATAGCagtctctctgacctgtcagaagaagagaaagatcTTTTCATCCAGGAGCTCAGCATGTGTCACTGGTTTGGAAGAGAGAACAAATGCATGCCCTCTATAGGTGATGGTGAAATGGTGAACCTCCTCATAAATGGAATCAGGGATGTCATACTCAAGGAAATACAGGAATCTCCATTCTTCTCATTGATCACAGACAAACCTGTTAGAATCGCTGATAAGACACAACTACCTGTTTTTGTCAGGTATGTCGGAGAATCAGCCCCGAAAGTGGAGCTCATTGGTTTCTTACCATTTGATGAAAACTGTCATGTTGACACGCAAGCAAATAACCTCGCAAAGATTCTCACTGAAGACTGGGGCTTACCGATGTCTCAGTGTCGAGGGCAAGCATTCATGCATTTGGGCTCAGGTTACCAAAGTCTGAAGAAAATGTCTTTGGATGTCTTGAAGAATTATCCGCTCTCTGTTGTAACGCCGAGTGAGTCTTGTGGCCTTGCCCACTGGCTGGCAGGAAGTGTGCCTTGCCCTTCAGTAGCTAAAATGTTGGACATCACAGAAGACTTGATGCTGTTCTTTGATGACTCTCCGTGTCTGGAGGGACAGTTGGCACAGGCTGTTGATGGGCTTCTAAATATGCCGAGAGAGGCCCTGGATGAAATTCCAGAAACATGTTGCTCAaggtggaaaaagagagaagactTCTTTGACATACTCGCTGACACATTAGAGGGTATTCTCAGCTGCCTAGATGCTGTAAGCTCTACTGCCACAGGAGCCAAGTCGATGCATGCACAAGTTCTCTCTACCGCTCTAAGAAACATGGACTTCATTGTCACCCTTGTGATTTTGAAGAATGCTTGTGCTCCTCTTCGGAACTGTAGCACTGTCTTCCGCTGTGGAAACCCTGCTGACATACTCTGTGAAGTTGAAAAAATCCCCTCAATCATAGAGACTCTTAACAAAATGTTAGAGAATGTGAGCTTTCTACACACTACCTGGTTTGAACAGGCCTTCCAGCTAGCAACCAAGGTAGCTCCTGAGCAAGTGTGCTTCTCAGAGGAAGTCCACAGCTATGAGTCTCCTGAGTTATATTACAGAGAAAATCTGAGTGTTCCTCTCCTCAGAAGTCTTGTTGATGAGATGAAGTACAGTTTCTCAGACAGCCACTTAAAGGCCCTGTCGGTCCTGTCATTGCTGCCCTCATGCAACCCCCAACCGATTCTGTCGGAGTCCACAGACAAGCCGTTCAGCCTCTACCTTACAGATCTTCCTGAGCCAGAAGTGGCCGAGCAGGAAATCAACATCTGGGCCACTGTATGGAGCGAGAAATACCAGGATGTTGCTCCTCCGTCATCCATTGCTGAAACACTTATGCATCCTGAGTCAAAGAGCCACCCAACTGTTAGCTTACTGCTGAGGCTTGTTGCTGTCCTGCCCAGTGTCAGTATGGAGTGTGATCTGATGAAGACAACGCTGAATTCCATGAGGGATCTGTTAAGAAACACTCTATGCAAAGGCAGCAGAATGGATCATGTGATGCTCCTGTCTCACTGCACAACACTGCAGAGACTACCGGAGGTCATTGAGAAGTGTATAGAGGTGGATCCAGAGAGCAGTCCATGTCTATCCCAg GTAATGGGAACTTTGGAAGGACTAAAGTTGGAAAGTG GAGTCTTTGAATTACAAAAAGGGACACCAACAGAACTGCAGGCCTCCAGTGAAGCAAAGAAGCCCGAGGATGGAGAGGGAAATTTGGCTAATAATGAAGTGATACTAGAGGTCGTTCAGGGATCAACAACAGCAGTGTCTTTCTATGAGCCACAGCTGCGTGAACAAATCCTCAAGGAACTCTGGGACTCTCAGTTCTTCACAATCATAACTGAGCAAGCTGTTGAAATTGACAGGGAGCTCTATGTCCCCCTATGCATCAGGTACCTAAACAAAGAGGATGTCCAGTGTGAGGAAACACTGGCTTTCATCCCTTTCAGTGAAAACCATGCTGCTCTTGCAGATGCTATTGTGATGGCCCTGTCTGAGAAGTGGGGGCTCAACATGGAGTACTGTAGAGGACAGGCCTTGCTGAGTGTAGGTGAAGTAGGAGCTCAGATGAGGACTGTAAGTTTAGCTATAGCTGAGAAATATCCTCGAGCTGTAAGAAGTGTCAGTTCTGCTTTGCCTCTTAATATTTGGCTGGCTAAATCCTCTTCTGCTCAAGAAGTAGCTGATGGAGCAGTTCTCATTAGTAAAATATTACATTGGCTCACAGAGGATGCAGAACGCCAGAACAAACTGGAAGAAACGATCATTCACGTGTTCCAGGACGACGAAGGAAAGGGCAACGAGCTGCGGGACAAACTCATCAAGAACTGGGAGAAGAGTCATGACATGCACGAAGTGATGGTAGAGATTTTAGAATCAGTCACGCTCTGCTTGAATGAGCTGAAAGGAGAGGGAAGTGTTTCAAACCAGCAGCAAGCATCACAGTTCTTCAATGAAATCAGAAACTTTGAGTTCATCCTTTCAACAGTTGTGCAGAAAAACGTCCTGAGTTTAACTAAGAAGCTAAGTCAGTCTCTTCAGGGCAAACCATTAGACATGCTACTTGCTGTGAATAGTTTGCCTGATCTCAAAGCATGTTTTGGTAAGCTGAAGAGTGATGTTGACACCCATCACAGGGTCTGGTTTGAGGAAGCTGTCGCACTGGCTTCTAAACTCCATGTCACAATGTTGCATTCAGTGCTCCTAGAGCCTTTGAGTGAGTTTTACAAAGAATCAGTAAGCATGGGAGTTATAGAGCACTCAATAGCAGAGATTGACGACCTCTTCACAGAAAAGGTATTGGATACTTTGAGGTGTCTGGAGATTGTGCCTTACGCAATGTCCAAATTAGAAACCAGCATTCTTAGTGGTCTTGTGTTCCGCCTGTACAAGGAGGACTTGCCAGATGAGGCCTCCCTTCAGTCTGAGATGAAATCATGGAAGGAAAAATGGTTGGATCCCCTGGCCGGCTATCTTCCTACTACCGTGCTCGATACCCTGAAGACGTCCCAGATTAGAAGTTTTAGTAACATTGAGACTCTCCTCAGACTCCAGGTCATCTTGCCATTTTCCAGGAAGGAGAGCAACTTCAGGCAAGGAAAAAGAAGCCTCCAGGAGTTCCTCCAGCAGGAGAAGAGGTCTCTCTCTGAGCTCCATGCACTGTAA
- the thap12a gene encoding THAP domain containing 12a — translation MQSRCAAPSCTSSKSDNQPLFRFPHDAERSKKWVEKCQRKDLADRSADHLYRYYRLCGKHFETSSIDSDAQGTVLKDDAIPTIFDTPSQSQNGQVKRNKETTKTEETESRGRKKMKKSQTDAAKEDVPTVTEEDEHKEYLKSLFEVLVLLGEQSIPPTGPGDVKEDGLGSSNFQALLEYRMNCGDEVLKKRYDENKEGCSSAQLSQLIEVCEKYIRSKLVEEVKQNGSFSLLTDDVVKISGEWSLPVFVRFVDQSNCLRERFFGFLDFEGDGDALAEKLLSEMTDKWGLDMEQCRGQAHSYSGIHFSKLKAFSAKLIEKYPLAVVALRSNRTLNMSLASSMALSGVQLVMSTFKKIDSFFSQSQLLQLELEHAISIFYPDKEEKANELKETCRSSWTRQHDAFEVAVDIVEALLLCVDSVHDNEDMRWNDQVAHSALEISKALTDFEFIMALVVLKNTMTLTRAFGKNVQGKEQDAHFAASSLKAVLHSLKEVSDNIDVYHEFWNDEAINLASAMEIPVKIPRSFLRKYQSESGTIQPDSYYKNHLSVPVVNHIIKEIDELFGEDHLKTLRCLSLIPAIIEQHKSSEPEEESIQMFKNVIPNAATLSAELHCWWVKWSKKVRGETSPSSLHETLQLADVKFFPNVLVVLRLIGILPTLALEDSCDVAFKCFGVYMENTPDQFKSKSLAVLNMNYDVGYDLDSMVEVYVNTYPTREEQV, via the exons ATGCAGAGCCGCTGTGCTGCACCGAGCTGCACGAGTAGTAAATCCGATAATCAGCCACTCTTCAGGTTCCCTCACGATGCAGAAAG ATCCAAGAAGTGGGTAGAGAAATGCCAGAGGAAAGACCTAGCAGACAGATCAGCAGATCATCTGTACAGGTACTACAGACTGTgtggaaaacattttgaaacatcTTCGATTGACAGT GATGCTCAAGGTACAGTGTTGAAGGATGATGCCATACCGACCATCTTTGACACACCAAGCCAGTCTCAAAATGGACAGGTGAAGCGGAACAAAGAGACG ACCAAAACTGAAGAAACGGAGAGTAGGGGGAGAAAAA AAATGAAGAAGTCTCAAACAGATGCAGCAAAGGAAGATGTCCCGACTGTTACTGAGGAAGATGAACACAAGGAGTATCTCAAGTCATTATTTGAAGTTCTTGTGCTTTTGGGAGAGCAGAGCATTCCTCCTACAGGGCCTGGTGATGTGAAAGAAGATGGTCTTGGGTCAAGCAACTTTCAGGCATTGTTAGAATATCGCATGAATTGCGGCGATGAAGTCCTGAAGAAGAGGTACGATGAGAACAAGGAGGGCTGctcctcagctcagctcagtcaGTTGATTGAGGTGTGTGAAAAATACATCCGCAGTAAGCTGGTGgaggaagtaaaacaaaacgGCTCTTTCTCATTACTCACTGATGATGTAGTGAAGATCTCAGGAGAATGGTCCCTCCCTGTGTTTGTCCGTTTTGTGGACCAGTCTAACTGCCTGCGGGAGAGGTTCTTTGGATTCCTTGACTTTGAAGGAGATGGAGATGCCCTGGCAGAGAAACTGCTGTCTGAGATGACTGACAAATGGGGCCTGGATATGGAACAGTGTCGAGGTCAAGCCCACTCCTACTCTGGGATACATTTTAGCAAACTAAAAGCATTTTCTGCCAAACTGATTGAGAAATATCCATTGGCAGTAGTTGCACTGAGATCTAATCGAACACTGAACATGTCACTTGCCAGTAGTATGGCTTTGTCCGGGGTTCAGCTCGTTATGTCTACCTTTAAGAAAATTGACTCATTCTTCAGTCAGTCCCAGTTACTACAACTGGAGTTGGAGCATGCTATTTCGATTTTCTACccagacaaagaggagaaagccAATGAACTGAAGGAGACCTGTCGCTCCAGCTGGACCAGACAACACGATGCGTTCGAAGTGGCGGTGGACATCGTAGAGGCCCTGCTATTATGTGTGGACAGCGTGCATGATAATGAAGACATGAGGTGGAACGACCAAGTCGCACACAGCGCCTTAGAGATTTCGAAAGCACTAACTGACTTTGAGTTCATCATGGCGCTGGTCgtgctgaaaaacacaatgactcTTACGCGAGCATTTGGGAAGAACGTGCAGGGGAAAGAACAGGATGCCCATTTTGCTGCAAGCAGTCTAAAAGCTGTACTGCACTCCCTGAAGGAAGTGTCGGACAACATCGATGTGTATCATGAGTTCTGGAATGATGAGGCCATTAACCTAGCCTCTGCGATGGAGATCCCGGTCAAAATTCCTCGCTCATTCTTGAGGAAGTATCAGTCAGAATCTGGAACCATTCAACCAGACAGTTACTACAAAAACCACCTGTCTGTTCCCGTGGTGAACCACATCATCAAAGAAATCGACGAGCTGTTTGGTGAGGACCACCTGAAGACCCTGAGGTGTCTGTCGCTGATCCCCGCCATCATAGAGCAGCACAAGTCCAGTGAACCTGAGGAGGAGAGCAtacagatgtttaaaaatgtaatccCTAATGCAGCAACCCTCTCTGCCGAGCTCCACTGTTGGTGGGTGAAATGGAGCAAAAAGGTCCGAGGTGAGACGTCGCCATCCAGCCTTCATGAAACGCTGCAGCTTGCCGATGTGAAGTTCTTCCCAAATGTGCTCGTGGTCCTGAGACTGATTGGCATCCTGCCTACCTTGGCTCTGGAGGACAGCTGCGATGTGGCGTTCAAGTGCTTCGGGGTGTACATGGAGAACACGCCTGACCAGTTCAAATCAAAAAGTCTTGCTGTTTTGAACATGAATTATGATGTAGGGTATGATCTGGATTCAATGGTTGAGGTCTACGTGAACACATACCCTACCAGAGAGGAGCAGGTGTGA